One segment of Octopus sinensis linkage group LG27, ASM634580v1, whole genome shotgun sequence DNA contains the following:
- the LOC115225426 gene encoding chromatin-remodeling ATPase INO80-like isoform X4, translated as MDGDYDDDDFWETGISRPLKRSDSHVSAGNIYGKLDGSGDVDVGTVDGGTGPGGGGGSGVGSIGGDTSGGGIVMELTAATGSEQPGASAFQRKAKLRKSVMFSDDTWPIMSPTGRHSPGKHSGEEEEDGVDTEMAASGWAAVTTTTTSMTAVTHSSVGLSGTGRKKREIMTGKAARVSSDFDGGDSNHSISRSNSSCSSSSSGSSNYSSSSSSSSSSSTCRCSNGSSDSGGGGKGVDDDNNNDDDDDDNHSDVDVEGGGDDDGSDSDGRDMILELQRLHQQQHSPRRKKTTSKQEEEEDEEGAAKSSRSNNSSRSSRQMRRRHSSQSGRQKLEETLTVDSLLESHYGQLVKLCLEEIKVDDEASRRHIHARQMEQLYSTYIAVGNKQLALTPVALYPHGWPRYVTRRLFYPPPSSATPSMVQWECSRRGESGSSTTAFSTACSMSLGENEIRHERRNQRLLNGTRRVQNNRKLFRAKTTVGPQKSSVNPSSSRGIFDQHENIPTAPPPTAAATKPTSSAMSKKKLSGSSSTSSSGRGSFVRQKKLPLQTASEENAANQTCRSVDNSFRPNDSNPHILKWLQKKDKDFWQQKREMKVRKKLETENRKLDAAFKADRQLRSSAAFEEWMHHKAKGKKFLSASSTAKSSIDVSQEPKQSPKPTYGFPFMSKEQHEGEGDDDAGVQEQTLSAPQKGSGFVKAGKSLLHEENLEVNFLRMTNLQNWQTKNPVSNFTSSQAETGTDVPLDNPESSTRFADCGVDQNKEELEIASKTEKHNVWQMKRLVSEHKKSSLIFQQPDEDNGRNQGKEQSFYGKPESQSSSPPTPLPLVMKKSTTRPKTAHGRRSRCSAATSRDKCLVSPQLMPLPSL; from the exons ATGGATggagactatgatgatgatgatttctgggAGACTGGGATATCACGGCCACTGAAGAGGAGTGACAGCCATGTTTCTGCAGGCAACATCTATGGAAAACTTGATGGTAGTGGGGATGTTGATGTTGGTACTGTTGATGGGGGTACTggacctggtggtggtggtggaagtggtgtggGTAGTATAGGTGGTGACACCAGTGGTGGTGGTATCGTTATGGAATTGACAGCAGCAACAGGATCTGAGCAACCAGGTGCCTCTGCGTTCCAGAGGAAGGCCAAGCTGCGCAAGTCAGTGATGTTCAGTGATGACACCTGGCCCATCATGTCCCCAACGGGGAGGCACAGCCCTGGCAAACAcagtggggaggaggaggaagacggtGTTGATACTGAGATGGCAGCTTCTGGCTGGGctgctgtaacaacaacaacaacatcaatgactGCAGTGACACATTCTTCAGTTGGTTTGTCAGGAACTGGTAGAAAGAAGCGGGAAATTATGACAGGAAAAGCAGCTAGAGTTTCAAGTGACTTTGATGGTg gtgatagTAATCACAGTATTAGTAGAAGCAACAGCAgctgtagcagcagtagcagtggtagtagtaattatagtagtagcagcagcagtagtagtagtagtagtacttgtcGGTGCAGcaatggtagtagtgatagtggagGAGGTGGCAaaggtgttgatgatgacaataataacgatgatgatgatgacgataatcacagtgatgttgatgttgaaggtggtggcgatgatgatggtagcgaCTCCGATGGCAGAGATATGATCTTGGAGCTACAGCGCCTCCATCAACAGCAACATTCGCCAAGGAGAAAGAAGACAACTAGCAagcaagaggaggaggaagatgaggagggggCAGCTAAGAGCAGTAGGAGTAATAATAGCAGTAGAAGTAGCAGACAGATGAGGAGAAGACACAGTAGTCAAAGTGGACGTCAGAAGCTGGAGGAGACACTTACAGTTGATTCCCTGCTGGAGAGTCACTATGGTCAGCTGGTCAAGTTGTGTTTAGAAGAGATCAAAGTGGACGATGAAGCCAGCCGGAGGCACATCCATGCCCGACAGATGGAGCAGTTGTATAGCACATACATTGCTGTCGGCAACAAACAACTAGCCCTCACCCCAGTTGCTCTCTACCCACACGGCTGGCCTCGGTATGTGACACGCAGGCTCTTCTACCCACCTCCTTCATCTGCTACACCCTCAATGGTGCAGTGGGAATGCAGCAGACGAGGTGAGAGTGGGAGCAGTACTACTGCATTTTCAACAGCTTGTTCCA TGAGTCTTGGAGAGAATGAAATTAGACATGAAAGGAGGAACCAAAGGTTGCTGAATGGTACTCGCAGAGTCCAAAACAACAGGAAATTGTTTCGAGCCAAAACTACAGTTGGCCCCCAAAAGTCATCTGTGAATCCTTCATCTTCCAGAGGCATCTTTGACCAACACGAGAACAttccaacagcaccaccaccaacagcagcagcaacaaagccAACATCATCAGCAATGAGTAAGAAAAAGCTATCAGGctcttcctccacctcatcatctgGCAGAGGCAGTTTTGTCCGTCAGAAGAAGTTACCCCTACAGACAGCATCGGAGGAAAATGCTGCAAACCAAACCTGTCGTAGTGTTGACAACAGTTTCCGACCAAACGACAGTAACCCGCATATCCTGAAATGGTTGCAGAAGAAGGACAAAGACTTCTGGCAACAGAAACGAGAGATGAAGGTGAGAAAGAAGCTGGAAACTGAGAACAGAAAACTCGATGCAGCCTTCAAAGCAGATCGTCAGCTCCGCTCGAGTGCAGCATTTGAAGAGTGGATGCATCACAAGGCAAAAGGAAAGAAATTCCTGTCTGCAAGTTCTACTGCAAAGAGCTCCATTGACGTGTCACAGGAGCCAAAACAAAGCCCAAAACCCACATATGGGTTTCCGTTTATGAGTAAGGAACAGCATGAGGGTGAAGGTGATGACGATGCTGGTGTTCAAGAGCAGACGTTGTCTGCTCCTCAGAAGGGTTCAGGTTTTGTTAAAGCAGGCAAAAGTTTGTTGCATGAGGAGAATCTTGAAGTGAATTTCTTGAGGATGACAAACCTTCAGAATTGGCAAACAAAAAACCCAGTTTCCAACTTCACATCAAGTCAAGCAGAGACTGGAACAGATGTTCCTCTTGATAATCCTGAGAGTTCAACAAGATTTGCTGACTGTGGTGTTGATCAAAATAAAGAGGAACTTGAAATAGCTAGCAAGACTGAAAAGCACAATGTATGGCAAATGAAGAGGTTAGTGTCAGAACACAAGAAATCCAGTTTGATATTCCAGCAACCAGATGAGGACAATGGTAGAAATCAGGGAAAAGAACAAAGTTTCTATGGGAAGCCAGAATCACAGTCATCATCACCTCCAACTCCACTGCCACTGGTAATGAAGAAATCAACCACTAGACCTAAAACTGCCCATGGACGCCGATCAAGGTGCTCTGCAGCAACAAGCAGAGATAAATGTCTTGTATCCCCTCAACTCATGCCACTTCCATCTCTATAG
- the LOC115225426 gene encoding serine-rich adhesin for platelets-like isoform X2, giving the protein MDGDYDDDDFWETGISRPLKRSDSHVSAGNIYGKLDGSGDVDVGTVDGGTGPGGGGGSGVGSIGGDTSGGGIVMELTAATGSEQPGASAFQRKAKLRKSVMFSDDTWPIMSPTGRHSPGKHSGEEEEDGVDTEMAASGWAAVTTTTTSMTAVTHSSVGLSGTGRKKREIMTGKAARVSSDFDGGSRSGGGGGGGASNSGTSGTSIFGSSSCDSNHSISRSNSSCSSSSSGSSNYSSSSSSSSSSSTCRCSNGSSDSGGGGKGVDDDNNNDDDDDDNHSDVDVEGGGDDDGSDSDGRDMILELQRLHQQQHSPRRKKTTSKQEEEEDEEGAAKSSRSNNSSRSSRQMRRRHSSQSGRQKLEETLTVDSLLESHYGQLVKLCLEEIKVDDEASRRHIHARQMEQLYSTYIAVGNKQLALTPVALYPHGWPRYVTRRLFYPPPSSATPSMVQWECSRRGESGSSTTAFSTACSMSLGENEIRHERRNQRLLNGTRRVQNNRKLFRAKTTVGPQKSSVNPSSSRGIFDQHENIPTAPPPTAAATKPTSSAMSKKKLSGSSSTSSSGRGSFVRQKKLPLQTASEENAANQTCRSVDNSFRPNDSNPHILKWLQKKDKDFWQQKREMKVRKKLETENRKLDAAFKADRQLRSSAAFEEWMHHKAKGKSSIDVSQEPKQSPKPTYGFPFMSKEQHEGEGDDDAGVQEQTLSAPQKGSGFVKAGKSLLHEENLEVNFLRMTNLQNWQTKNPVSNFTSSQAETGTDVPLDNPESSTRFADCGVDQNKEELEIASKTEKHNVWQMKRLVSEHKKSSLIFQQPDEDNGRNQGKEQSFYGKPESQSSSPPTPLPLVMKKSTTRPKTAHGRRSRCSAATSRDKCLVSPQLMPLPSL; this is encoded by the exons ATGGATggagactatgatgatgatgatttctgggAGACTGGGATATCACGGCCACTGAAGAGGAGTGACAGCCATGTTTCTGCAGGCAACATCTATGGAAAACTTGATGGTAGTGGGGATGTTGATGTTGGTACTGTTGATGGGGGTACTggacctggtggtggtggtggaagtggtgtggGTAGTATAGGTGGTGACACCAGTGGTGGTGGTATCGTTATGGAATTGACAGCAGCAACAGGATCTGAGCAACCAGGTGCCTCTGCGTTCCAGAGGAAGGCCAAGCTGCGCAAGTCAGTGATGTTCAGTGATGACACCTGGCCCATCATGTCCCCAACGGGGAGGCACAGCCCTGGCAAACAcagtggggaggaggaggaagacggtGTTGATACTGAGATGGCAGCTTCTGGCTGGGctgctgtaacaacaacaacaacatcaatgactGCAGTGACACATTCTTCAGTTGGTTTGTCAGGAACTGGTAGAAAGAAGCGGGAAATTATGACAGGAAAAGCAGCTAGAGTTTCAAGTGACTTTGATGGTggtagtcgtagtggtggtggtggtggtggtggtgctagcaaCAGTGGTACTAGTGGTACAAGCAtatttggtagtagtagttgtgatagTAATCACAGTATTAGTAGAAGCAACAGCAgctgtagcagcagtagcagtggtagtagtaattatagtagtagcagcagcagtagtagtagtagtagtacttgtcGGTGCAGcaatggtagtagtgatagtggagGAGGTGGCAaaggtgttgatgatgacaataataacgatgatgatgatgacgataatcacagtgatgttgatgttgaaggtggtggcgatgatgatggtagcgaCTCCGATGGCAGAGATATGATCTTGGAGCTACAGCGCCTCCATCAACAGCAACATTCGCCAAGGAGAAAGAAGACAACTAGCAagcaagaggaggaggaagatgaggagggggCAGCTAAGAGCAGTAGGAGTAATAATAGCAGTAGAAGTAGCAGACAGATGAGGAGAAGACACAGTAGTCAAAGTGGACGTCAGAAGCTGGAGGAGACACTTACAGTTGATTCCCTGCTGGAGAGTCACTATGGTCAGCTGGTCAAGTTGTGTTTAGAAGAGATCAAAGTGGACGATGAAGCCAGCCGGAGGCACATCCATGCCCGACAGATGGAGCAGTTGTATAGCACATACATTGCTGTCGGCAACAAACAACTAGCCCTCACCCCAGTTGCTCTCTACCCACACGGCTGGCCTCGGTATGTGACACGCAGGCTCTTCTACCCACCTCCTTCATCTGCTACACCCTCAATGGTGCAGTGGGAATGCAGCAGACGAGGTGAGAGTGGGAGCAGTACTACTGCATTTTCAACAGCTTGTTCCA TGAGTCTTGGAGAGAATGAAATTAGACATGAAAGGAGGAACCAAAGGTTGCTGAATGGTACTCGCAGAGTCCAAAACAACAGGAAATTGTTTCGAGCCAAAACTACAGTTGGCCCCCAAAAGTCATCTGTGAATCCTTCATCTTCCAGAGGCATCTTTGACCAACACGAGAACAttccaacagcaccaccaccaacagcagcagcaacaaagccAACATCATCAGCAATGAGTAAGAAAAAGCTATCAGGctcttcctccacctcatcatctgGCAGAGGCAGTTTTGTCCGTCAGAAGAAGTTACCCCTACAGACAGCATCGGAGGAAAATGCTGCAAACCAAACCTGTCGTAGTGTTGACAACAGTTTCCGACCAAACGACAGTAACCCGCATATCCTGAAATGGTTGCAGAAGAAGGACAAAGACTTCTGGCAACAGAAACGAGAGATGAAGGTGAGAAAGAAGCTGGAAACTGAGAACAGAAAACTCGATGCAGCCTTCAAAGCAGATCGTCAGCTCCGCTCGAGTGCAGCATTTGAAGAGTGGATGCATCACAAGGCAAAAGG AAAGAGCTCCATTGACGTGTCACAGGAGCCAAAACAAAGCCCAAAACCCACATATGGGTTTCCGTTTATGAGTAAGGAACAGCATGAGGGTGAAGGTGATGACGATGCTGGTGTTCAAGAGCAGACGTTGTCTGCTCCTCAGAAGGGTTCAGGTTTTGTTAAAGCAGGCAAAAGTTTGTTGCATGAGGAGAATCTTGAAGTGAATTTCTTGAGGATGACAAACCTTCAGAATTGGCAAACAAAAAACCCAGTTTCCAACTTCACATCAAGTCAAGCAGAGACTGGAACAGATGTTCCTCTTGATAATCCTGAGAGTTCAACAAGATTTGCTGACTGTGGTGTTGATCAAAATAAAGAGGAACTTGAAATAGCTAGCAAGACTGAAAAGCACAATGTATGGCAAATGAAGAGGTTAGTGTCAGAACACAAGAAATCCAGTTTGATATTCCAGCAACCAGATGAGGACAATGGTAGAAATCAGGGAAAAGAACAAAGTTTCTATGGGAAGCCAGAATCACAGTCATCATCACCTCCAACTCCACTGCCACTGGTAATGAAGAAATCAACCACTAGACCTAAAACTGCCCATGGACGCCGATCAAGGTGCTCTGCAGCAACAAGCAGAGATAAATGTCTTGTATCCCCTCAACTCATGCCACTTCCATCTCTATAG
- the LOC115225426 gene encoding serine-rich adhesin for platelets-like isoform X3, translated as MDGDYDDDDFWETGISRPLKRSDSHVSAGNIYGKLDGSGDVDVGTVDGGTGPGGGGGSGVGSIGGDTSGGGIVMELTAATGSEQPGASAFQRKAKLRKSVMFSDDTWPIMSPTGRHSPGKHSGEEEEDGVDTEMAASGWAAVTTTTTSMTAVTHSSVGLSGTGRKKREIMTGKAARVSSDFDGGSRSGGGGGGGASNSGTSGTSIFGSSSCDSNHSISRSNSSCSSSSSGSSNYSSSSSSSSSSSTCRCSNGSSDSGGGGKGVDDDNNNDDDDDDNHSDVDVEGGGDDDGSDSDGRDMILELQRLHQQQHSPRRKKTTSKQEEEEDEEGAAKSSRSNNSSRSSRQMRRRHSSQSGRQKLEETLTVDSLLESHYGQLVKLCLEEIKVDDEASRRHIHARQMEQLYSTYIAVGNKQLALTPVALYPHGWPRYVTRRLFYPPPSSATPSMVQWECSRRGESGSSTTAFSTACSMSLGENEIRHERRNQRLLNGTRRVQNNRKLFRAKTTVGPQKSSVNPSSSRGIFDQHENIPTAPPPTAAATKPTSSAMSKKKLSGSSSTSSSGRGSFVRQKKLPLQTASEENAANQTCRSVDNSFRPNDSNPHILKWLQKKDKDFWQQKREMKVRKKLETENRKLDAAFKADRQLRSSAAFEEWMHHKAKGKKFLSASSTAKSSIDVSQEPKQSPKPTYGFPFMSKEQHEGEGDDDAGVQEQTLSAPQKGSGFVKAGKSLLHEENLEVNFLRMTNLQNWQTKNPVSNFTSSQAETGTDVPLDNPESSTRFADCGVDQNKEELEIASKTEKHNVKKSSLIFQQPDEDNGRNQGKEQSFYGKPESQSSSPPTPLPLVMKKSTTRPKTAHGRRSRCSAATSRDKCLVSPQLMPLPSL; from the exons ATGGATggagactatgatgatgatgatttctgggAGACTGGGATATCACGGCCACTGAAGAGGAGTGACAGCCATGTTTCTGCAGGCAACATCTATGGAAAACTTGATGGTAGTGGGGATGTTGATGTTGGTACTGTTGATGGGGGTACTggacctggtggtggtggtggaagtggtgtggGTAGTATAGGTGGTGACACCAGTGGTGGTGGTATCGTTATGGAATTGACAGCAGCAACAGGATCTGAGCAACCAGGTGCCTCTGCGTTCCAGAGGAAGGCCAAGCTGCGCAAGTCAGTGATGTTCAGTGATGACACCTGGCCCATCATGTCCCCAACGGGGAGGCACAGCCCTGGCAAACAcagtggggaggaggaggaagacggtGTTGATACTGAGATGGCAGCTTCTGGCTGGGctgctgtaacaacaacaacaacatcaatgactGCAGTGACACATTCTTCAGTTGGTTTGTCAGGAACTGGTAGAAAGAAGCGGGAAATTATGACAGGAAAAGCAGCTAGAGTTTCAAGTGACTTTGATGGTggtagtcgtagtggtggtggtggtggtggtggtgctagcaaCAGTGGTACTAGTGGTACAAGCAtatttggtagtagtagttgtgatagTAATCACAGTATTAGTAGAAGCAACAGCAgctgtagcagcagtagcagtggtagtagtaattatagtagtagcagcagcagtagtagtagtagtagtacttgtcGGTGCAGcaatggtagtagtgatagtggagGAGGTGGCAaaggtgttgatgatgacaataataacgatgatgatgatgacgataatcacagtgatgttgatgttgaaggtggtggcgatgatgatggtagcgaCTCCGATGGCAGAGATATGATCTTGGAGCTACAGCGCCTCCATCAACAGCAACATTCGCCAAGGAGAAAGAAGACAACTAGCAagcaagaggaggaggaagatgaggagggggCAGCTAAGAGCAGTAGGAGTAATAATAGCAGTAGAAGTAGCAGACAGATGAGGAGAAGACACAGTAGTCAAAGTGGACGTCAGAAGCTGGAGGAGACACTTACAGTTGATTCCCTGCTGGAGAGTCACTATGGTCAGCTGGTCAAGTTGTGTTTAGAAGAGATCAAAGTGGACGATGAAGCCAGCCGGAGGCACATCCATGCCCGACAGATGGAGCAGTTGTATAGCACATACATTGCTGTCGGCAACAAACAACTAGCCCTCACCCCAGTTGCTCTCTACCCACACGGCTGGCCTCGGTATGTGACACGCAGGCTCTTCTACCCACCTCCTTCATCTGCTACACCCTCAATGGTGCAGTGGGAATGCAGCAGACGAGGTGAGAGTGGGAGCAGTACTACTGCATTTTCAACAGCTTGTTCCA TGAGTCTTGGAGAGAATGAAATTAGACATGAAAGGAGGAACCAAAGGTTGCTGAATGGTACTCGCAGAGTCCAAAACAACAGGAAATTGTTTCGAGCCAAAACTACAGTTGGCCCCCAAAAGTCATCTGTGAATCCTTCATCTTCCAGAGGCATCTTTGACCAACACGAGAACAttccaacagcaccaccaccaacagcagcagcaacaaagccAACATCATCAGCAATGAGTAAGAAAAAGCTATCAGGctcttcctccacctcatcatctgGCAGAGGCAGTTTTGTCCGTCAGAAGAAGTTACCCCTACAGACAGCATCGGAGGAAAATGCTGCAAACCAAACCTGTCGTAGTGTTGACAACAGTTTCCGACCAAACGACAGTAACCCGCATATCCTGAAATGGTTGCAGAAGAAGGACAAAGACTTCTGGCAACAGAAACGAGAGATGAAGGTGAGAAAGAAGCTGGAAACTGAGAACAGAAAACTCGATGCAGCCTTCAAAGCAGATCGTCAGCTCCGCTCGAGTGCAGCATTTGAAGAGTGGATGCATCACAAGGCAAAAGGAAAGAAATTCCTGTCTGCAAGTTCTACTGCAAAGAGCTCCATTGACGTGTCACAGGAGCCAAAACAAAGCCCAAAACCCACATATGGGTTTCCGTTTATGAGTAAGGAACAGCATGAGGGTGAAGGTGATGACGATGCTGGTGTTCAAGAGCAGACGTTGTCTGCTCCTCAGAAGGGTTCAGGTTTTGTTAAAGCAGGCAAAAGTTTGTTGCATGAGGAGAATCTTGAAGTGAATTTCTTGAGGATGACAAACCTTCAGAATTGGCAAACAAAAAACCCAGTTTCCAACTTCACATCAAGTCAAGCAGAGACTGGAACAGATGTTCCTCTTGATAATCCTGAGAGTTCAACAAGATTTGCTGACTGTGGTGTTGATCAAAATAAAGAGGAACTTGAAATAGCTAGCAAGACTGAAAAGCACAATGTA AAGAAATCCAGTTTGATATTCCAGCAACCAGATGAGGACAATGGTAGAAATCAGGGAAAAGAACAAAGTTTCTATGGGAAGCCAGAATCACAGTCATCATCACCTCCAACTCCACTGCCACTGGTAATGAAGAAATCAACCACTAGACCTAAAACTGCCCATGGACGCCGATCAAGGTGCTCTGCAGCAACAAGCAGAGATAAATGTCTTGTATCCCCTCAACTCATGCCACTTCCATCTCTATAG
- the LOC115225426 gene encoding serine-rich adhesin for platelets-like isoform X1, which produces MDGDYDDDDFWETGISRPLKRSDSHVSAGNIYGKLDGSGDVDVGTVDGGTGPGGGGGSGVGSIGGDTSGGGIVMELTAATGSEQPGASAFQRKAKLRKSVMFSDDTWPIMSPTGRHSPGKHSGEEEEDGVDTEMAASGWAAVTTTTTSMTAVTHSSVGLSGTGRKKREIMTGKAARVSSDFDGGSRSGGGGGGGASNSGTSGTSIFGSSSCDSNHSISRSNSSCSSSSSGSSNYSSSSSSSSSSSTCRCSNGSSDSGGGGKGVDDDNNNDDDDDDNHSDVDVEGGGDDDGSDSDGRDMILELQRLHQQQHSPRRKKTTSKQEEEEDEEGAAKSSRSNNSSRSSRQMRRRHSSQSGRQKLEETLTVDSLLESHYGQLVKLCLEEIKVDDEASRRHIHARQMEQLYSTYIAVGNKQLALTPVALYPHGWPRYVTRRLFYPPPSSATPSMVQWECSRRGESGSSTTAFSTACSMSLGENEIRHERRNQRLLNGTRRVQNNRKLFRAKTTVGPQKSSVNPSSSRGIFDQHENIPTAPPPTAAATKPTSSAMSKKKLSGSSSTSSSGRGSFVRQKKLPLQTASEENAANQTCRSVDNSFRPNDSNPHILKWLQKKDKDFWQQKREMKVRKKLETENRKLDAAFKADRQLRSSAAFEEWMHHKAKGKKFLSASSTAKSSIDVSQEPKQSPKPTYGFPFMSKEQHEGEGDDDAGVQEQTLSAPQKGSGFVKAGKSLLHEENLEVNFLRMTNLQNWQTKNPVSNFTSSQAETGTDVPLDNPESSTRFADCGVDQNKEELEIASKTEKHNVWQMKRLVSEHKKSSLIFQQPDEDNGRNQGKEQSFYGKPESQSSSPPTPLPLVMKKSTTRPKTAHGRRSRCSAATSRDKCLVSPQLMPLPSL; this is translated from the exons ATGGATggagactatgatgatgatgatttctgggAGACTGGGATATCACGGCCACTGAAGAGGAGTGACAGCCATGTTTCTGCAGGCAACATCTATGGAAAACTTGATGGTAGTGGGGATGTTGATGTTGGTACTGTTGATGGGGGTACTggacctggtggtggtggtggaagtggtgtggGTAGTATAGGTGGTGACACCAGTGGTGGTGGTATCGTTATGGAATTGACAGCAGCAACAGGATCTGAGCAACCAGGTGCCTCTGCGTTCCAGAGGAAGGCCAAGCTGCGCAAGTCAGTGATGTTCAGTGATGACACCTGGCCCATCATGTCCCCAACGGGGAGGCACAGCCCTGGCAAACAcagtggggaggaggaggaagacggtGTTGATACTGAGATGGCAGCTTCTGGCTGGGctgctgtaacaacaacaacaacatcaatgactGCAGTGACACATTCTTCAGTTGGTTTGTCAGGAACTGGTAGAAAGAAGCGGGAAATTATGACAGGAAAAGCAGCTAGAGTTTCAAGTGACTTTGATGGTggtagtcgtagtggtggtggtggtggtggtggtgctagcaaCAGTGGTACTAGTGGTACAAGCAtatttggtagtagtagttgtgatagTAATCACAGTATTAGTAGAAGCAACAGCAgctgtagcagcagtagcagtggtagtagtaattatagtagtagcagcagcagtagtagtagtagtagtacttgtcGGTGCAGcaatggtagtagtgatagtggagGAGGTGGCAaaggtgttgatgatgacaataataacgatgatgatgatgacgataatcacagtgatgttgatgttgaaggtggtggcgatgatgatggtagcgaCTCCGATGGCAGAGATATGATCTTGGAGCTACAGCGCCTCCATCAACAGCAACATTCGCCAAGGAGAAAGAAGACAACTAGCAagcaagaggaggaggaagatgaggagggggCAGCTAAGAGCAGTAGGAGTAATAATAGCAGTAGAAGTAGCAGACAGATGAGGAGAAGACACAGTAGTCAAAGTGGACGTCAGAAGCTGGAGGAGACACTTACAGTTGATTCCCTGCTGGAGAGTCACTATGGTCAGCTGGTCAAGTTGTGTTTAGAAGAGATCAAAGTGGACGATGAAGCCAGCCGGAGGCACATCCATGCCCGACAGATGGAGCAGTTGTATAGCACATACATTGCTGTCGGCAACAAACAACTAGCCCTCACCCCAGTTGCTCTCTACCCACACGGCTGGCCTCGGTATGTGACACGCAGGCTCTTCTACCCACCTCCTTCATCTGCTACACCCTCAATGGTGCAGTGGGAATGCAGCAGACGAGGTGAGAGTGGGAGCAGTACTACTGCATTTTCAACAGCTTGTTCCA TGAGTCTTGGAGAGAATGAAATTAGACATGAAAGGAGGAACCAAAGGTTGCTGAATGGTACTCGCAGAGTCCAAAACAACAGGAAATTGTTTCGAGCCAAAACTACAGTTGGCCCCCAAAAGTCATCTGTGAATCCTTCATCTTCCAGAGGCATCTTTGACCAACACGAGAACAttccaacagcaccaccaccaacagcagcagcaacaaagccAACATCATCAGCAATGAGTAAGAAAAAGCTATCAGGctcttcctccacctcatcatctgGCAGAGGCAGTTTTGTCCGTCAGAAGAAGTTACCCCTACAGACAGCATCGGAGGAAAATGCTGCAAACCAAACCTGTCGTAGTGTTGACAACAGTTTCCGACCAAACGACAGTAACCCGCATATCCTGAAATGGTTGCAGAAGAAGGACAAAGACTTCTGGCAACAGAAACGAGAGATGAAGGTGAGAAAGAAGCTGGAAACTGAGAACAGAAAACTCGATGCAGCCTTCAAAGCAGATCGTCAGCTCCGCTCGAGTGCAGCATTTGAAGAGTGGATGCATCACAAGGCAAAAGGAAAGAAATTCCTGTCTGCAAGTTCTACTGCAAAGAGCTCCATTGACGTGTCACAGGAGCCAAAACAAAGCCCAAAACCCACATATGGGTTTCCGTTTATGAGTAAGGAACAGCATGAGGGTGAAGGTGATGACGATGCTGGTGTTCAAGAGCAGACGTTGTCTGCTCCTCAGAAGGGTTCAGGTTTTGTTAAAGCAGGCAAAAGTTTGTTGCATGAGGAGAATCTTGAAGTGAATTTCTTGAGGATGACAAACCTTCAGAATTGGCAAACAAAAAACCCAGTTTCCAACTTCACATCAAGTCAAGCAGAGACTGGAACAGATGTTCCTCTTGATAATCCTGAGAGTTCAACAAGATTTGCTGACTGTGGTGTTGATCAAAATAAAGAGGAACTTGAAATAGCTAGCAAGACTGAAAAGCACAATGTATGGCAAATGAAGAGGTTAGTGTCAGAACACAAGAAATCCAGTTTGATATTCCAGCAACCAGATGAGGACAATGGTAGAAATCAGGGAAAAGAACAAAGTTTCTATGGGAAGCCAGAATCACAGTCATCATCACCTCCAACTCCACTGCCACTGGTAATGAAGAAATCAACCACTAGACCTAAAACTGCCCATGGACGCCGATCAAGGTGCTCTGCAGCAACAAGCAGAGATAAATGTCTTGTATCCCCTCAACTCATGCCACTTCCATCTCTATAG